In Perognathus longimembris pacificus isolate PPM17 chromosome 23, ASM2315922v1, whole genome shotgun sequence, a single genomic region encodes these proteins:
- the Nlrc3 gene encoding NLR family CARD domain-containing protein 3 isoform X5, which produces MRKQEMRPGGEANQIHDASSPAEQVKALVDLLAGKGSQLGQNLSAPDRTRDSPQASHNKGKTHLGGQGRGSQGPPPLALGPYRPCSLACWLVDSGIQRHREALLSRAGSSLELGGSAERLTSLLLVDGLTDLQLQEHDFTQVEAMRGGWRPARTITLDRLFLPLSQVSIPPRISITVGVAGMGKTTLVRHFVHLWARGQVGKDFSLVLPLTFRDLNIHEKLSADRLLCSIFPNAGLAVTATARVLLVLDGLDECKTPLDFSNTVACTDPKKDVQVDHLITNIIRGNLFPDVSVWITSRPSAAGQIPGGLVDRMTEIRGFTGEEIQACLEQAFPEDQALLGQVLSQVQMDKALYVMCTIPAFCKLTGVALGHLYSSRLALHDTELGPPQTLCELYSWYFRMALSREGQEKGMVSPRIEQVAPSTRKVVGTLGRLAFHGLLKKKYVFYEQDMKAFGVDLALLQGSLCSCFLQREETLASSVAYCFSHLSLQEFVAAIYYYSASRRAIFDLFTESGMSWPRLGFLAHFRSAAQRAMQAEDGRLDVFLRFLAGLLSPRVNALLASSLLVQGEHQAYQIQVAELLKGCLRPNTAVCARSVNILHCLHELRHTELARTVEEAMQSGALAKLTGPSHQAALAYLLQVSDTCSREMNLYLGQGVLQSLLPQLLYCQALRLDNNQFQDPTMELLSSVLSGKDCHIQKISLAENQISNKGAKALAKSLLVNRSLIALDLRSNTIGPQGAKALADALRINRTLASLSLQGNRIRDDGAKCMAEALASNQTLSVLHLQNNTIGLMGAQRMADALKQNKSLKELMLSSNSIGDEGGKALAEALKMNQVLQSLELCQVAPSGPWASHTKGALSSVCSLQSNSISDTGVAALMGALCTNWTLLSLNLRENSISSEGAQTLARALCVNSTLQHLDIKYVGEDLDRLGPGHP; this is translated from the exons ATGAGGAAGCAGGAGATGCGGCCGGGTGGGGAGGCCAACCAGATCCACGATGCCAGCTCCCCGGCTGAGCAGGTCAAGGCCCTTGTAGACCTGCTGGCTGGGAAAGGGAGTCAGCTTGGTCAGAATCTATCAGCCCCTGACAGGACACGAGACTCACCACAAGCATCCCACAACAAAGGTAAGACCCACCTCGGAGGCCAGGGGAGGGGCTCACAAGGGCCACCTCCCCTTGCTCTCGGCCCTTACCGGCCCTGCTCTCTGGCCTGTTGGCTTGTAGACTCTGGAATACAGAGGCACCGGGAGGCTCTGCTGAGCAGGGCAGGAAGCAGTCTGGAGCTGGGAGGCTCTGCAGAGCGGCTGACTAGCCTCCTGCTGGTGGACGGCCTGACAGACCTACAGCTACAGGAGCACGACTTCACCCAGGTGGAAGCCATGCGTGGGGGCTGGCGCCCAGCCAGGACCATCACCCTCGACAGGCTGTTCCTGCCTCTGTCCCAAGTGTCTATCCCACCCCGTATCTCCATCACGGTCGGGGTGGCTGGCATGGGCAAGACCACCCTGGTAAGGCATTTTGTCCATCTCTGGGCACGAGGACAGGTGGGCAAGGACTTCTCGCTGGTGTTGCCCCTGACCTTCCGGGACCTCAACATCCACGAGAAGCTGTCTGCAGACAGACTcctctgctccatcttcccaaatGCTGGCTTGGCAGTGACGGCCACCGCCAGGGTCCTCTTGGTCCTGGATGGCTTAGATGAGTGTAAGACGCCACTGGACTTCTCCAACACCGTGGCCTGCACAGACCCAAAAAAAGATGTCCAGGTGGACCACCTGATTACCAACATCATCCGAGGCAACCTTTTTCCAGATGTTTCCGTGTGGATCACCTCCCGCCCCAGTGCGGCAGGCCAGATCCCAGGAGGCCTTGTAGACAGAATGACAGAGATCCGGGGCTTCACTGGGGAAGAAATCCAGGCGTGTCTGGAACAGGCCTTCCCCGAGGACCAGGCCCTCCTCGGCCAGGTCCTGAGCCAGGTGCAGATGGACAAGGCCTTGTACGTGATGTGTACCATCCCAGCATTTTGCAAGCTCACTGGGGTGGCACTGGGTCACCTGTACAGCAGTAGACTGGCACTCCATGACACAGAGCTGGGGCCCCCACAGACCCTATGTGAACTCTACTCTTGGTACTTCAGAATGGCTCTCAGCAGGGAGGGCCAGGAAAAGGGCATGGTGAGCCCACGGATTGAGCAGGTAGCCCCCAGCACTCGCAAGGTGGTAGGGACATTGGGTCGGCTGGCCTTCCATGGGCTGCTCAAGAAGAAATACGTGTTTTATGAGCAAGACATGAAGGCATTTGGTGTGGACCTCGCCCTGCTGCAGGGCAGCCTGTGCAGCTGCTTCCTGCAGCGGGAAGAGACGCTAGCCTCCTCGGTGGCCTACTGCTTCAGCCACCTGTCCCTACAGGAGTTTGTGGCAGCTATATATTACTACAGTGCGTCCAGGAGAGCCATCTTTGATCTCTTCACCGAGAGTGGCATGTCCTGGCCCAGGCTGGGTTTCCTGGCACATTTCAGGAGTGCAGCCCAGCGGGCTATGCAGGCTGAGGATGGAAGGCTAGACGTTTTCCTGCGCTTCCTCGCAGGCCTCTTGTCTCCACGGGTCAATGCCCTGCTGGCTAGCTCCCTGCTGGTCCAAGGCGAGCACCAGGCCTACCAAATCCAAGTGGCTGAGCTCCTAAAGGGGTGCCTGCGCCCCAACACTGCAGTCTGTGCTCGTTCAGTCAATATCCTGCACTGCCTGCATGAGCTACGGCACACAGAGCTGGCTCGCACTGTGGAGGAGGCCATGCAGAGCGGGGCGCTGGCCAAGCTGACAGGACCCTCGCACCAGGCTGCCTTGGCCTACCTCTTGCAAGTGTCAGACACCTGTTCCCGAGAGATGAACCTGTACCTCGGTCAGGGAGTTTTGCAGAGTCTCCTGCCCCAGCTTCTCTACTGCCAGGCCCTCAG gctggacaATAACCAGTTCCAGGACCCCACGATGGAGTTGCTGAGCAGCGTGCTCAGTGGGAAGGACTGTCACATTCAGAAGATCAG CCTGGCTGAGAACCAGATCAGTAACAAAGGAGCCAAAGCTCTGGCCAAATCTCTGCTGGTCAACAGAAGCCTGATTGCTCTAGA CCTACGCAGCAACACCATCGGACCCCAGGGGGCCAAGGCCCTGGCGGACGCTCTGAGGATTAACCGCACCCTAGCCTCTCTGAG CCTCCAGGGCAACAGGATCAGGGATGATGGTGCCAAGTGCATGGCTGAGGCCCTGGCCTCCAACCAGACCCTCTCTGTGCTACA TCTACAGAACAACACCATTGGGCTCATGGGAGCTCAGCGGATGGCAGATGCCTTGAAGCAGAACAAGAGTCTAAAGGAGCTCAT GCTCTCCAGTAACAGCATTGGTGATGAAGGTGGAAAAGCCCTGGCTGAGGCTCTAAAGATGAACCAGGTCCTGCAGAGCTTGGA GCTGTGCCAGGTGGCTCCCTCCGGGCCCTGGGCCAGCCACACCAAGGGTGCCCTGTCTTCTGTCTGCAGCCTGCAGAGTAATTCCATCAGTGACACTGGAGTGGCAGCACTGATGGGGGCCCTCTGCACCAACTGGACTCTACTCAGCCTCAA cTTGCGAGAAAACTCCATCAGCTCGGAGGGAGCCCAGACCCTGGCTCGTGCACTCTGTGTGAACAGCACCCTGCAGCACCTAGA TATAAAGTACGTAGGTGAGGACCTTGATAGGCTGGGGCCAGGCCATCCGTGA